From one Streptomyces sp. Q6 genomic stretch:
- a CDS encoding TOPRIM nucleotidyl transferase/hydrolase domain-containing protein: MADMGAFRDAVTAWAAGGPGDLARELAVRLPVRVAVLLEGPSDAAAVDALAARRGRDLAAEGICVLPMGGAMSVGRFTRLLGPPGLGLRLVGLCDERELPFYVRGLERARAAQDGFFVCAADLEDELIRALGVPRVEELVREEGDLRALQTFLRQPAQRDRTAQQQLRRFFGTKKGRKIRYGHVLTAALTPDSVPAPLAGLFAAL, translated from the coding sequence ATGGCAGACATGGGGGCGTTCCGGGACGCGGTCACCGCGTGGGCGGCCGGTGGACCCGGCGACCTCGCGCGGGAGCTGGCCGTGCGGCTGCCCGTCCGGGTGGCCGTGCTGCTCGAAGGGCCGAGCGACGCCGCCGCGGTCGACGCGCTGGCCGCGCGCCGGGGCCGGGATCTGGCCGCCGAGGGGATCTGCGTGCTGCCGATGGGCGGCGCGATGAGCGTCGGCCGGTTCACGCGTCTCCTCGGGCCGCCCGGCCTCGGCCTGCGTCTGGTGGGCCTGTGCGACGAGCGGGAGCTGCCCTTCTACGTCCGCGGTCTGGAGCGGGCCCGCGCGGCGCAGGACGGGTTCTTCGTCTGCGCCGCCGACCTGGAGGACGAGCTGATCCGGGCACTCGGTGTGCCGCGCGTCGAGGAGCTGGTCCGCGAGGAGGGCGACCTGCGGGCCCTCCAGACCTTCCTGCGCCAGCCCGCGCAGCGCGACCGCACCGCGCAGCAGCAGTTGCGCCGCTTCTTCGGCACGAAGAAGGGCCGGAAGATCCGCTACGGCCATGTGCTCACCGCGGCCCTCACGCCGGACAGCGTCCCGGCTCCGCTGGCGGGCCTGTTCGCCGCTCTCTAG